One region of Catenuloplanes indicus genomic DNA includes:
- a CDS encoding MarR family transcriptional regulator has protein sequence MKSVADLAVAVEAAVGPLLDVLDSARNDPRLPVSATQFRVLTILARHPGLNLGGLAEALDVVPSSASRLCDRLAATGLLTRAPDRHDRREVHLTLTSTAVNLLEELRQQRVVAIEAVLTRMPAGSRRALLRSLTAFALASEGMMAEAAKAIEAIPQEPAPTSADGLGVA, from the coding sequence ATGAAGAGCGTGGCTGACTTGGCCGTCGCCGTGGAGGCGGCCGTGGGGCCGTTGCTCGACGTGCTCGACTCCGCCCGGAACGACCCGCGGCTGCCGGTCTCGGCCACCCAGTTCCGGGTGCTGACCATTCTCGCCCGGCACCCCGGTCTCAACCTCGGCGGGCTCGCCGAGGCGCTGGACGTGGTGCCGTCCTCGGCCAGCCGGCTGTGCGACCGGCTCGCCGCGACCGGCCTGCTCACCCGCGCGCCCGACCGGCACGACCGGCGTGAGGTGCATCTTACGCTGACGTCCACCGCGGTGAACCTGCTGGAGGAGTTGCGGCAGCAGCGGGTGGTGGCGATAGAGGCGGTGCTGACCAGGATGCCGGCCGGTTCCCGGCGTGCGCTGCTGCGCTCGCTCACCGCGTTCGCGCTGGCCTCCGAGGGCATGATGGCCGAGGCCGCGAAGGCGATCGAGGCCATCCCCCAGGAACCCGCACCGACCTCGGCGGACGGTCTCGGCGTCGCGTAG
- a CDS encoding NAD-dependent epimerase/dehydratase family protein, which translates to MTGASGFCGGYVARGARALGADVVCLGRRPGPDGTRHVRWDAAAGPPDLSGADLVVHLAAAVGDPAPGRRAERAFHAVNVDGTRWLLDAAGARPVVWVSSGSVYRAHDGVVTEDHPVDGQRTAYGRTKAAGERLALNAGAVVLRPRAVYGHGDPHLLPRLRRAVRRGVIRLPGPDTLLSLTAVENLADACLRAHAWPAGPYNIADSRPYPRNETVARVLPGVRVHEIPLPVALAAAALRARGVTRYAVEQLAHGLVLDIGRARARGWEPARHLGDFLGGAGAGPR; encoded by the coding sequence GTGACCGGGGCCAGCGGGTTCTGCGGTGGCTACGTGGCGCGGGGCGCGCGGGCGCTGGGTGCCGACGTGGTGTGCCTCGGGCGCCGGCCCGGGCCGGACGGGACCCGGCACGTGCGGTGGGACGCGGCGGCCGGGCCGCCCGACCTGAGCGGCGCCGACCTCGTCGTCCACCTCGCGGCTGCGGTCGGCGATCCGGCGCCCGGGCGGCGGGCCGAGCGGGCGTTCCACGCGGTCAACGTGGACGGTACGCGGTGGCTGCTGGACGCGGCCGGAGCGCGGCCGGTGGTGTGGGTGAGCAGCGGCAGCGTCTACCGGGCGCACGACGGCGTGGTCACCGAGGACCATCCGGTGGACGGGCAGCGCACCGCGTACGGCCGGACGAAGGCGGCCGGTGAGCGGCTGGCGCTGAACGCGGGCGCGGTGGTGCTGCGGCCGCGGGCGGTCTACGGGCACGGCGACCCGCATCTGCTGCCCCGGCTGCGGCGCGCGGTCCGGCGGGGCGTGATCCGGCTGCCCGGACCGGACACGCTGCTGAGCCTCACCGCGGTGGAGAACCTGGCGGACGCGTGCCTGCGGGCGCACGCGTGGCCGGCCGGGCCGTACAACATCGCGGACTCGCGTCCGTACCCGCGGAACGAGACGGTCGCCCGCGTGCTGCCCGGCGTACGGGTGCACGAGATCCCGCTGCCGGTCGCGCTGGCCGCGGCGGCGCTTCGGGCCCGCGGCGTCACCCGCTACGCGGTGGAACAACTGGCCCACGGCCTGGTGCTGGACATCGGACGGGCGCGGGCACGCGGCTGGGAGCCGGCACGCCACCTCGGCGACTTCCTGGGCGGGGCCGGCGCCGGTCCACGCTGA
- a CDS encoding cytochrome P450: protein MRARARDRRVYLSGHPVLFALLAAVRHRAVTRLGGTLLVNGTDAFVEAMTRVPLDRRADGTTGAIARDLADADLLFDQDGAAHRNARRDLAARLSSAGVERLRPVWRSVLDRRLGALRDGGRADLVDMTAELAGSTAAALLGIDADPRELSRAARTAAAAAARAHLPGIRLPARRGHDPATAARALTTLLANAPRVARPGAGRPGSGCPVARADAGPETGTGLASMLAVAAINTTVAAIPRAVAWCADDRLWEHAAAGGERLDALVSELLRVVVPTPLLPRAAGGDGVIGGCPVAHGDRLILVTRHATGAHHRDPDPADPAPPHVAQLVFGTGPHACPGAALARAQLRDVLAALAPLHPAVVTARPDRGAALPGWRVLTIEATTRGVPAATIRTGASHPPGASGATPEAGA, encoded by the coding sequence ATGAGGGCGCGGGCCCGGGACCGCCGGGTGTACCTGAGCGGGCATCCGGTGCTGTTCGCGCTGCTGGCGGCGGTGCGCCACCGTGCGGTGACACGGCTCGGCGGTACGCTGCTGGTCAACGGCACCGACGCGTTCGTCGAGGCGATGACGCGGGTGCCACTCGACCGGCGGGCGGACGGCACGACCGGCGCGATCGCCCGCGACCTGGCCGACGCGGACCTGCTCTTCGACCAGGACGGCGCGGCACACCGGAACGCGCGGCGCGACCTCGCAGCGCGGCTGAGCAGCGCGGGGGTGGAGCGGCTCCGGCCGGTGTGGCGATCCGTGCTGGACCGGCGGCTCGGCGCGCTGCGCGACGGCGGGCGGGCCGACCTGGTCGACATGACCGCGGAACTGGCCGGCAGCACGGCGGCAGCGCTGCTCGGCATCGACGCCGACCCCCGAGAGCTGTCCCGGGCCGCGCGCACCGCGGCCGCGGCGGCGGCCCGGGCGCACCTGCCGGGAATCCGGCTGCCGGCCCGGCGCGGCCACGACCCGGCCACCGCGGCGCGGGCGCTCACCACGCTGCTCGCGAACGCACCCCGGGTGGCGCGGCCGGGCGCCGGCCGGCCGGGGAGCGGATGTCCGGTGGCGCGCGCGGACGCCGGGCCGGAGACGGGGACCGGGCTGGCCTCGATGCTGGCGGTGGCGGCGATCAACACGACGGTCGCGGCGATACCGCGGGCGGTGGCCTGGTGTGCCGACGACCGGCTGTGGGAGCACGCCGCCGCGGGCGGGGAGCGGCTGGACGCGCTGGTCTCGGAGCTGCTGCGGGTCGTCGTACCGACGCCGCTGCTGCCCCGGGCCGCGGGCGGCGACGGGGTGATCGGCGGCTGCCCGGTGGCGCACGGCGACCGCCTGATCCTGGTGACCCGGCACGCCACCGGCGCGCACCACCGCGACCCGGACCCGGCGGACCCGGCGCCACCGCACGTGGCGCAGCTGGTCTTCGGCACCGGCCCGCACGCCTGCCCGGGCGCCGCGCTGGCCCGCGCACAACTGCGCGACGTGCTCGCGGCCCTCGCCCCGCTGCACCCGGCGGTCGTCACCGCCCGCCCGGACCGCGGCGCCGCCCTCCCCGGCTGGCGTGTCCTCACGATCGAGGCGACCACCCGCGGCGTGCCCGCCGCGACCATTCGGACCGGTGCAAGCCACCCGCCCGGTGCAAGCGGCGCCACCCCCGAGGCCGGCGCGTGA
- a CDS encoding AMP-binding protein, whose amino-acid sequence MLDRLRVALARDTDCPAVLGTTVTGRPRVRATRGHLHDLTEGYARALHHRGLRAGDTLGVAVIPGPAALALMLAAHRLGVCTAILDPAAGPDVLLARLRLAAPALIVADGAAQALASWAAPLARRARLALPTLGDLAPVVTLGRRWPGSAPSLEIPAGGTPPVFDGDGDAVIVFTSGTTSSPRAVVHGRAGLDAGMRAVTELVRPVPGTPVAGGTFFVLAPALAEGAPVAMPAGRPATLARQLARLAPQATYLTPPELRAALNAGARFTGRVYSGSAPVSAALMSRVRQAGADEAWGVYALTEVFPAAAVESREKIPFASASADGGDLVGALLPGISARKDAGGVLELRGPQMCHRYLGQPPHGWVSTGDLARLEAGRVVLSGRAKDMILRAAENIYPGLYEPSLHVPGVALALIVGVPAFDEDETVAAVIELEPGASESAVRVALRGPLARMGAARPDHLVFAPVPVSGRSRKPDRAAASALAARALSPR is encoded by the coding sequence ATGCTGGACCGGCTGCGCGTCGCGCTGGCCCGCGACACCGACTGCCCGGCCGTGCTCGGCACCACGGTCACCGGCCGGCCCCGCGTCCGGGCCACGCGCGGGCACCTGCACGACCTGACCGAGGGGTACGCGCGGGCGCTGCACCACCGCGGCCTGCGCGCCGGTGACACGCTCGGCGTCGCCGTCATCCCCGGCCCGGCCGCGCTCGCGCTGATGCTGGCCGCGCACCGCCTCGGCGTGTGCACCGCGATCCTCGACCCGGCCGCCGGGCCGGACGTGCTGCTCGCCCGCCTCCGGCTCGCGGCACCTGCGCTGATCGTGGCGGACGGCGCCGCGCAGGCGCTCGCGTCCTGGGCCGCGCCGCTGGCCCGCCGCGCCCGGCTGGCGCTGCCCACGCTCGGCGATCTGGCACCGGTGGTCACGCTCGGCCGCCGCTGGCCCGGCTCCGCACCGTCCCTGGAGATACCAGCCGGGGGTACGCCGCCGGTCTTCGACGGGGACGGCGACGCGGTCATCGTGTTCACGTCCGGCACCACCAGCAGCCCGCGCGCGGTCGTGCACGGCCGGGCCGGCCTGGACGCGGGCATGCGCGCGGTCACCGAGCTGGTCCGGCCGGTGCCGGGCACGCCGGTCGCCGGTGGCACGTTCTTCGTGCTCGCACCGGCGCTGGCCGAGGGCGCACCGGTCGCCATGCCCGCGGGCCGGCCGGCCACGCTGGCCCGGCAGCTCGCCCGGCTGGCGCCGCAGGCCACCTACCTGACGCCGCCGGAGCTGCGGGCGGCGCTGAACGCGGGCGCGCGGTTCACCGGGCGGGTCTACAGCGGCTCCGCGCCGGTGTCGGCCGCGCTGATGTCCCGGGTCCGGCAGGCGGGCGCGGACGAGGCGTGGGGGGTGTACGCGCTGACCGAGGTCTTCCCGGCCGCGGCGGTCGAGTCCCGGGAGAAGATCCCCTTCGCGTCCGCTTCGGCGGACGGCGGTGATCTGGTCGGCGCGCTGCTGCCGGGGATCTCCGCGCGCAAGGACGCGGGCGGCGTGCTGGAGCTGCGGGGGCCACAGATGTGCCATCGCTACCTCGGGCAGCCTCCGCACGGCTGGGTCTCCACCGGCGACCTCGCGCGACTGGAGGCCGGGCGGGTGGTGCTCTCCGGGCGGGCGAAGGACATGATCCTGCGCGCGGCCGAGAACATCTACCCCGGCCTGTACGAACCGTCGCTGCACGTGCCGGGCGTGGCACTGGCGCTGATCGTCGGCGTACCGGCGTTCGACGAGGACGAGACCGTGGCCGCGGTCATCGAGCTGGAGCCGGGCGCGTCCGAGTCCGCGGTCCGGGTCGCGCTGCGCGGCCCGCTCGCCCGGATGGGCGCGGCCCGCCCGGACCACCTGGTCTTCGCCCCGGTCCCGGTCTCCGGGCGCTCCCGCAAACCCGACCGTGCCGCCGCGTCCGCGCTGGCGGCCCGCGCGCTGTCACCCCGATGA
- a CDS encoding 3-oxoacyl-ACP synthase III family protein, producing MIMTRVGITAAAAALPEREVETADLQRQVSEASGLRLPDGMFEQLTGVRRRRIAGDGEYASTLAAAAARRVLDDAGLDPLDVDVLLFASASRDMAEPATAHIVQAALGSRAHALDVTNACNSFINGIDLARSLIIAGRAGRVLVATGETPTRAMRPALTGMQELRDAFAGYTFGDGGAAVLVEAVPRGGILDVDTETHSEHWQVGGIPGGGSRLPRGDEHTYFSGEGHTLRAVFEKVGAGIFERVAARTGLDWDDYRHVLVHQVTGPYLERFVEITGVPEAKLVPTLPTLGNLASASLGVQLTRVFPGLRTGDRVLLAGLGGGISMMTMVWEKA from the coding sequence ATGATCATGACTCGGGTGGGCATCACGGCCGCGGCCGCCGCGCTGCCGGAGCGCGAGGTGGAAACCGCCGACCTGCAGCGGCAGGTCTCCGAGGCCAGCGGACTGCGCCTGCCGGACGGCATGTTCGAGCAGCTCACCGGCGTACGGCGACGCCGGATCGCGGGCGACGGCGAGTACGCTTCCACGCTCGCGGCCGCGGCCGCCCGGCGCGTGCTGGACGACGCCGGCCTCGACCCGCTCGACGTCGACGTGCTGCTCTTCGCGTCCGCCAGCCGGGACATGGCCGAGCCGGCCACCGCGCACATCGTGCAGGCCGCGCTCGGCTCGCGGGCGCACGCGCTGGACGTGACGAACGCATGCAACAGCTTCATCAACGGCATCGACCTGGCCCGGTCACTGATCATCGCGGGGCGGGCCGGGCGCGTGCTGGTGGCCACCGGCGAGACGCCGACCCGCGCGATGCGGCCCGCGCTCACCGGCATGCAGGAGCTGCGGGACGCGTTCGCCGGGTACACGTTCGGCGACGGCGGCGCGGCGGTGCTGGTCGAGGCGGTGCCGCGCGGCGGCATCCTGGACGTCGACACGGAGACGCACTCCGAGCACTGGCAGGTCGGCGGCATCCCGGGCGGCGGCTCCCGGCTGCCGCGCGGCGACGAGCACACGTACTTCAGCGGCGAGGGGCACACGCTGCGCGCGGTCTTCGAGAAGGTCGGCGCCGGCATCTTCGAGCGGGTGGCCGCCCGCACCGGGCTGGACTGGGACGACTACCGGCACGTGCTCGTGCACCAGGTCACCGGGCCGTACCTGGAGCGGTTCGTGGAGATCACCGGCGTACCCGAGGCGAAGCTGGTGCCGACGCTGCCGACCCTGGGCAACCTGGCCAGCGCCAGCCTCGGCGTACAGCTGACCCGGGTCTTTCCCGGTCTTCGCACCGGCGACCGGGTGCTGCTGGCCGGTCTCGGCGGCGGCATCAGCATGATGACCATGGTCTGGGAGAAGGCCTGA
- a CDS encoding amylo-alpha-1,6-glucosidase has product MLLNAPLIFGPQVCASLSEGAGASREWLVPDGVGGYAMGTVSGLRTRRYHALLAVADAALTERHVALASLDATVTLPSGARVQLYTHEWASGAVAPDGHAYLELFELADGLPRWRWRIGDVVLERELAMAHGQPSLGVVHRLISAPGPVHLSLAAMCTWRDAHGERRADGTPLTVETVADGVVVENAYRLAGPGWTAAGQWHLDAFARAEAERGLNPVEDLWHAGSFTATLEVGRALEVSAWAGDLGERPPPAATIVAAAHDRAHKLVTGADPADSTAATLALAADAFIVDTASGPDVVAGYPWFTAYLGDTMTAYEGLFLDTGRGSEGAALLQARVNAAVEAADAGLLHDPVDGPLWLVHAVERHVTRLGDTDLAAALADPLTDLLLRHVGLGQATRPAPREQKPAEARSALAAMLQTPTQALTPITPAQRQAPVLLVNESDGLLRHDSERNALTWMNARLNGVAVTPRTGKPVEVNALWINALAGLTGLLRAAGRENPDLTKAHETALASFQRRFVAEEGWLYDVVDAPPALYPLGGTAHDDVCLRPNQLLAFSLPHAPLRGEAEPRPINVAGSALLTPMGVRSLAPSEYGYMGTHRGNRIVRDAAYHQGVVWPWLVGPYLDACIAAGLPTDGVLTGLEAHLGEWGLGSVSETAEGDAPHAATGCPFSARSVAELNRIRHRL; this is encoded by the coding sequence GTGCTGTTGAACGCACCGCTGATCTTCGGTCCCCAGGTGTGCGCCTCCCTGTCGGAGGGAGCCGGCGCGTCCCGCGAATGGCTGGTGCCGGACGGCGTCGGGGGTTACGCCATGGGCACCGTATCCGGCCTGCGCACCCGGCGATACCACGCCCTGCTGGCGGTGGCCGACGCCGCGCTCACCGAACGCCACGTCGCACTGGCCTCGCTGGACGCCACCGTGACGCTCCCCTCCGGAGCCCGGGTCCAGCTCTACACGCACGAGTGGGCGTCCGGCGCGGTCGCGCCGGACGGCCACGCGTACCTGGAGCTGTTCGAGCTCGCCGACGGGCTGCCGCGCTGGCGCTGGCGGATCGGCGACGTGGTGCTGGAGCGCGAGCTGGCGATGGCGCACGGCCAGCCGTCGCTCGGCGTGGTGCACCGCCTGATCTCCGCGCCCGGCCCGGTGCACCTCTCGCTGGCCGCGATGTGCACCTGGCGCGACGCGCACGGCGAGCGCCGGGCGGACGGCACGCCGCTGACCGTGGAGACGGTCGCGGACGGCGTCGTGGTGGAGAACGCGTACCGGCTGGCCGGTCCCGGGTGGACGGCCGCGGGCCAGTGGCACCTGGACGCGTTCGCGCGCGCCGAGGCGGAGCGCGGGCTGAACCCGGTCGAGGACCTCTGGCACGCCGGCTCGTTCACCGCCACGCTCGAGGTCGGCCGGGCGCTGGAGGTGTCGGCCTGGGCCGGTGACCTCGGCGAGCGCCCGCCGCCGGCGGCCACCATCGTCGCGGCCGCGCACGACCGCGCGCACAAGCTGGTCACCGGCGCGGACCCGGCCGACTCCACCGCGGCCACGCTCGCGCTCGCCGCGGACGCGTTCATCGTGGACACCGCGAGCGGGCCGGACGTGGTCGCCGGCTACCCCTGGTTCACCGCCTACCTCGGCGACACCATGACCGCGTACGAGGGACTGTTCCTGGACACCGGCCGCGGCTCGGAGGGCGCCGCGCTGCTCCAGGCGCGGGTCAACGCCGCGGTCGAGGCCGCGGACGCCGGCCTGCTGCACGACCCGGTGGACGGGCCGCTCTGGCTGGTGCACGCGGTCGAGCGGCACGTGACCCGGCTCGGTGACACCGACCTGGCCGCCGCGCTCGCCGACCCGCTCACCGACCTGCTGCTCCGGCACGTCGGCCTGGGCCAGGCCACCCGGCCGGCACCGCGCGAGCAGAAGCCGGCGGAGGCGCGGTCCGCGCTGGCCGCGATGCTGCAGACGCCGACCCAGGCGCTCACGCCGATAACGCCGGCCCAGCGGCAGGCACCGGTGCTGCTGGTCAACGAAAGCGACGGCCTGCTCCGGCACGACTCCGAGCGCAACGCCCTGACCTGGATGAACGCGCGGCTGAACGGCGTCGCGGTGACGCCGCGCACCGGCAAGCCGGTCGAGGTAAACGCGCTCTGGATCAACGCGCTGGCCGGCCTGACCGGGCTGCTGCGCGCGGCCGGCCGGGAGAACCCGGACCTGACGAAGGCGCACGAGACCGCGCTGGCCTCGTTCCAGCGGCGGTTCGTCGCGGAGGAGGGCTGGCTGTACGACGTGGTGGACGCGCCGCCCGCGCTCTACCCGCTCGGCGGCACCGCGCACGACGACGTCTGCTTGCGGCCCAACCAGCTGCTCGCGTTCAGCCTGCCGCACGCGCCGCTGCGCGGCGAGGCAGAGCCCCGGCCGATCAACGTGGCCGGGTCCGCGCTGCTCACCCCGATGGGCGTGCGTTCGCTGGCGCCGTCCGAGTACGGGTACATGGGCACCCACCGGGGCAACCGGATCGTCCGGGACGCCGCGTACCACCAGGGTGTGGTCTGGCCCTGGCTGGTCGGCCCCTACCTGGACGCGTGCATCGCGGCCGGGCTGCCCACCGACGGCGTGCTCACCGGCCTGGAGGCGCACCTGGGCGAGTGGGGGCTCGGGTCGGTCAGCGAGACCGCGGAGGGTGACGCACCGCACGCGGCCACCGGCTGCCCGTTCTCGGCCCGCTCGGTCGCCGAGCTGAACCGCATTCGCCACCGTCTCTGA
- the glgX gene encoding glycogen debranching protein GlgX — MQTWPGRRYPLGATYDGTGTNFAIFSEVAESVELCLFDEWDIGAEQRIELQEVDAFVWHAYLPGVQPGQRYGYRVYGPYDPSGSGARCNPHKLLLDPYAKAVDGDVQWHPALYGYQLDDPSRMSEINSAPYMPKGVVVNPYFDWGNDRPPRTPYHHSVIYEAHVKGLTKRHPDIPVELRGTYAGIAHPAMIDHLQKLGITAIELMPVHQFVHDHRLHDLNLRNYWGYNTISFFAPYHGYSALGYLGQQVQEFRGMVKALHTAGIEVILDVVYNHTAEGNHLGPTMSMKGVDNAAYYRLSEEDRQYYVDFTGTGNSMNMRGPQTLQLIMDSLRYWVQEMHVDGFRFDLAATLAREFYEVDRLSTFFEVVQQDPIISQVKLIAEPWDVGPGGYQVGNFPPVWTEWNGKFRDTARDFWRGEPATLAEFASRLSGSADLYQDDGRRPFHSINFVTCHDGFTLNDLVSYNDKHNEANGEDNRDGESHNRSWNCGTEGPTDDPGVLELRAKQRRNFLATLMLSQGVPMIGHGDELGRTQQGNNNAYCQDSEIAWIDWENVDEQLLDFTRTLVAFRKKHQVFRRRRFFTGLPVGGRGSGEALPDLAWFTPDGREMNDGDWGNDFGRAVALFVNGEGIKERGQYGQRHSDQSFLLCFNAHDAPLEFTLPPTEYGQKWEKVIETADPSPDNPVVAEAGGRFWVPDRSIVVLDRTV, encoded by the coding sequence ATGCAGACATGGCCAGGACGTCGTTATCCCCTGGGTGCGACGTACGACGGCACCGGGACCAACTTCGCGATCTTCTCGGAGGTCGCGGAGTCGGTGGAGCTGTGCCTGTTCGACGAGTGGGACATCGGGGCGGAGCAGCGGATCGAGCTGCAGGAGGTGGACGCGTTCGTCTGGCACGCCTACCTGCCGGGCGTGCAGCCGGGCCAGCGGTACGGCTACCGCGTCTACGGCCCCTACGACCCGTCCGGCAGCGGCGCCCGCTGCAACCCGCACAAGCTGCTGCTCGACCCGTACGCGAAGGCGGTCGACGGCGACGTGCAGTGGCACCCGGCGCTGTACGGCTACCAGCTGGACGACCCGAGCCGGATGTCGGAGATCAACTCGGCGCCGTACATGCCCAAGGGCGTCGTGGTGAACCCGTACTTCGACTGGGGCAACGACCGGCCGCCGCGCACGCCGTACCACCACTCGGTGATCTACGAGGCGCACGTGAAGGGCCTGACCAAGCGGCACCCGGACATCCCGGTGGAGTTGCGCGGCACGTACGCCGGCATCGCGCACCCGGCCATGATCGACCACCTGCAGAAGCTCGGCATCACCGCGATCGAGCTGATGCCGGTGCACCAGTTCGTGCACGACCACCGGCTGCACGACCTGAACCTGCGCAACTACTGGGGCTACAACACGATCAGCTTCTTCGCCCCGTACCACGGGTACTCCGCCCTGGGCTATCTCGGCCAGCAGGTGCAGGAGTTCCGCGGCATGGTCAAGGCGCTGCACACCGCGGGCATCGAGGTCATCCTGGACGTGGTCTACAACCACACCGCGGAGGGCAACCACCTCGGCCCGACCATGTCCATGAAGGGCGTGGACAACGCGGCCTACTACCGGCTCTCCGAGGAGGACCGGCAGTACTACGTCGACTTCACCGGCACCGGCAACAGCATGAACATGCGCGGCCCGCAGACGCTGCAACTGATCATGGACTCACTGCGCTACTGGGTGCAGGAGATGCACGTGGACGGCTTCCGCTTCGACCTCGCGGCCACGCTCGCCCGCGAGTTCTACGAGGTGGACCGGCTCTCCACGTTCTTCGAGGTGGTGCAGCAGGACCCGATCATCAGCCAGGTCAAGCTGATCGCCGAGCCATGGGACGTCGGCCCGGGCGGCTATCAGGTGGGCAACTTCCCGCCGGTGTGGACCGAGTGGAACGGCAAGTTCCGGGACACCGCGCGCGACTTCTGGCGCGGTGAGCCCGCCACGCTGGCCGAGTTCGCGTCCCGGCTGTCCGGCTCCGCCGACCTCTACCAGGACGACGGCCGCCGTCCGTTCCACAGCATCAACTTCGTCACCTGCCACGACGGGTTCACGCTGAACGACCTGGTGTCGTACAACGACAAGCACAACGAGGCGAACGGCGAGGACAACCGGGACGGCGAGAGCCACAACCGGTCGTGGAACTGCGGCACCGAGGGCCCGACCGACGACCCGGGCGTGCTGGAGCTGCGCGCGAAGCAGCGGCGTAACTTCCTGGCCACGCTGATGCTGTCGCAGGGCGTGCCGATGATCGGGCACGGCGACGAGCTGGGCCGCACCCAGCAGGGCAACAACAACGCGTACTGCCAGGACAGCGAGATCGCCTGGATCGACTGGGAGAACGTCGACGAGCAACTGCTCGACTTCACCCGTACGCTGGTCGCCTTCCGGAAGAAGCACCAGGTCTTCCGGCGCCGGCGGTTCTTCACCGGCCTGCCGGTCGGCGGCCGTGGCAGCGGTGAGGCGCTGCCGGACCTGGCCTGGTTCACGCCGGACGGGCGCGAGATGAACGACGGCGACTGGGGCAACGACTTCGGCCGCGCGGTCGCGCTGTTCGTCAACGGCGAGGGCATCAAGGAACGCGGCCAGTACGGCCAGCGGCACTCCGACCAGTCCTTCCTCCTCTGCTTCAACGCGCACGACGCACCCCTGGAATTCACGCTTCCGCCCACCGAGTACGGGCAGAAGTGGGAGAAGGTCATAGAGACCGCCGACCCGTCACCCGACAACCCCGTCGTCGCCGAGGCCGGCGGCCGGTTCTGGGTGCCGGATCGTTCGATCGTCGTGCTGGACAGGACGGTGTGA